Genomic DNA from Salvia miltiorrhiza cultivar Shanhuang (shh) chromosome 1, IMPLAD_Smil_shh, whole genome shotgun sequence:
ACTTTTGTCTTAATCGAACTAAAACTACTTTTATTGCAGTCTAAGGAAGAATGTGAGTATCTGATAAATCTTGCTAAACCCCACATGGTAAAATCAACAGTGGTTGATAGCAAGACTGGCAAGAGTAAAGATAGCAGGTTGGTTCATCTAATTATCTTGATTAGTTGAGCTGacatttccatattttttttcattacatAAGAATTTGTTCTAGAACTCCTGTTTCCTTGTCATCTAAAGAACTAACATCATGGTTAGGGTTCGCACAAGTTCTGGAACATTCTTGAGGAGAGGTCGGGATAAAGTTATCAgaaatattgaaaaaagaatAGCAGACTACACTTTCATTCCTGCAGGTATGTGATAGAGATAGGAGTagtcttttcttttgtttacaCTCCTTGCAAAGGAAAACATAGGATTCAATTAATAATTGAGGATTGGCTTGTTTAGGTAATAGCATATCTGCTTTAGAATAATTGTGGGTTGTAGGCTTGTAGCAACAAGAACAATGTTTGCAATTGGTTTAACAGGTCGTTAGGCTTCTCTTGGCCTGATGGGAGTTCCGATCTTGCTTATTTTCTTGCTTCTTGTTCAGTTTGTTTTCAATATTACTATTTCTTATTTCCTTTTGTTCTATATTTGGTTTCTTTATTAAGTTTATCGACTAATCTAGATTTCAAACCAGTGTCTAATTTCTCTTCAGTAAACTTACTTGAAGTTTAGTGTGGAAAAGGTGAAGAGTCTTAACTCTTAGGTCATTAATTAGAAGTATTTTGTGCGCTTTCATTCGGCTGTTCTTGCTATATTCAGGAAGCTGATCCATGTGAACATTTATTCGTAATGCTGTTTTGGATCCCCTGTTTCTCgtttttttgaaatttccaaAATTTTAGCTTCATCGtgtttaaattaaaatttacagaGCATGGAGAAGGCCTACAAATTTTGCACTATGAAGTGGGGCAAAAGTACGAGCCTCACTATGACTACTTTCTTGATGAATTTAACACCAAAAATGGAGGTCAACGCATAGCTACAGTGCTTATGTATTTGTGAGTACATATTCAGTGTCTTGATGCTTCCACAGTGTCAGgtatttatgtatatttattaAGGTTACTAGTGCAGGTCAGATGTTGAAGAAGGCGGTGAGACAATTTTCCCTGCTGCCAAGGGAAACTTTAGCTCTTCTCTAGGTTTGTCAGAGTGCGGTAAACAAGGCCTGGCTGTGAAACCAAAAATGGGTGACGCTCTACTTTTCTGGAGTATGCGCCCTGATGCTTCTCTGGATCCATCAAGCTTGCATGGTGAGTTGCATTTTTGACCCCTTGTCTCCTTTACTTTGAACCCATCTTTCTTAAATTCATTCCGAAGAATCAAGATATTAGAACTGAGTAGAGAAAAAATGATGCAAAGAGAGATGCGAAGCATGACGGACACCACAATATGTTCTGCTGAAACTATGATACACAATTATTCAAGTTTATGCTGTATTGGTTATTGAGACTTCTGATCTTGTGAAATTTCTGCTGGGTAGAGATATTCTTCTGAATTTCTAGGTAGATTTGTGCTTTCATCTTTCTTTTGGAGTCATGTATTTGGCATCAAcatttaatttctgttttttGGATACCGGCTATTTAATTCCTGGAGGTTGTCCTGTCATATAAGAAAGGGATGCATGCCAGTGATACAAAATCGGAGACTAACTGAGACGACAGCTTCCTGTTTATGCTGTATCAAAGATGGAGACTTCTGGTCGCATCTCATGAAAGTATAGATAGTCTTCCTAAGTTTTAGGCAGATTGTTGTTTGagcctctggtcttctttcttAGTGATATATTTGGTTTTAACTTTTAGTTTCTGATATTATGGGGCTCTGTTATTTGATTCCAGGAGGCTGTCCTGTCATCAAAGGGAATAAGTGGTCATCTACCAAGTGGATGCATGTCAGTGAATACAAAGTTGGAAACTAACTGACAGGACGGCCTCCTGTTTATGTTGTATTGAAGATGGAGACTTCTGGTCTCATGCTGAACTATCATGACGTAGAGATATTCTTCCTAAGTTTTTAGGCAAGATTTGTGTTTGAGCCACTGGTTTTCTTTGTAATGATCTATTTGGTTTAAAGTTTTGGTTTCTGATTTAACGGGGCCCTATGATTTTTTTCCAGGAGGCTGTCCTGTTATCGAAGGGAATAAATGGTCTTCTACAAAGTGGATGCATGTTGGTGAATACAAAGTGTAGAGTATCTATAAGGTAGGCATATAAATTTATGTTGTTTGGTCTTCTTTCACACCTTTGCTTAATCATTGCAATTTAGATCTTAGTAATTGTTCACTTCTTGAAATTTGAATGCTCACCTTTTATTGCCAGTCTCGAACCTTTGAAACCTTATATGAAACAGACAGAGCTGTGGGAAAGAACTTCATGAATTGGTGATTCGAATTTTGTCCTATTACATAGGGCTCCAGTGTCAACAGATGACTGTGTTGGATAATATTAAATCCTTTTCTATCTTCCTTGTCACTGTCTTGACCACTGCTGATGC
This window encodes:
- the LOC130994242 gene encoding probable prolyl 4-hydroxylase 3 isoform X2, with amino-acid sequence MAKGRGNRHQGKRSSTVVLVLSMLLMLSVVLLMLLGLGILSLPIGSDDGLSAIGDHIKLKRLKIDVKNEGNGLGERTEQWSEILSWEPRAFLYHNFLSKEECEYLINLAKPHMVKSTVVDSKTGKSKDSRVRTSSGTFLRRGRDKVIRNIEKRIADYTFIPAEHGEGLQILHYEVGQKYEPHYDYFLDEFNTKNGGQRIATVLMYLSDVEEGGETIFPAAKGNFSSSLGLSECGKQGLAVKPKMGDALLFWSMRPDASLDPSSLHGGCPVIEGNKWSSTKWMHVGEYKV
- the LOC130994242 gene encoding probable prolyl 4-hydroxylase 3 isoform X1 gives rise to the protein MAKGRGNRHQGKRSSTVVLVLSMLLMLSVVLLMLLGLGILSLPIGSDDGLSAIGDHIKLKRLKIDVKNEGNGLGERTEQWSEILSWEPRAFLYHNFLSKEECEYLINLAKPHMVKSTVVDSKTGKSKDSRVRTSSGTFLRRGRDKVIRNIEKRIADYTFIPAEHGEGLQILHYEVGQKYEPHYDYFLDEFNTKNGGQRIATVLMYLSDVEEGGETIFPAAKGNFSSSLGLSECGKQGLAVKPKMGDALLFWSMRPDASLDPSSLHGGCPVIKGNKWSSTKWMHVSEYKVGN